Proteins from one Asterias rubens chromosome 21, eAstRub1.3, whole genome shotgun sequence genomic window:
- the LOC117304775 gene encoding uncharacterized protein LOC117304775: protein MDFPERLSDDKKEYSQEDKRFLASVNSSIFHKDGHYCIGLPFKAEDLKLPNNKFMTEKRLGSLKHKLQRNSELKNDYKEFMSKILCEGYAEQVPEEDLQRTDGRVWYIPHHAVYHPRKPNKIRVVFDCAANYQGVSLNDTLLQGPDLTNSLMGVLLRFRQEKIAIMGDIATMFYQVQVPRSDRDCLRFFWWPNADLENDPVAYRLRVHPFGAVSSPSCASFALKQTAKDNSELYGEASCEVVKKCFYVDDCLVAVSQEQEAAHLIKSTTALCREAPFVLKAKILLQSLCRRGIGWDEEIKGEDLTIWNQWLSEVKELDQLRIRRCYKPPGFGKVVSCQLHIFADASEVGYGVAAYLRLGNESGQISCSLVTGKARVAPLKNMTIPRMELTGATIAVKFGKVLTRELDFNVDSTYYWTDSMTVLRYLANESCRFKTFVANRLAIIRDASSLQQWKYVNTKSNPADCATRGQSVKKFLQCPMWFEGPAFLSEPESEWPKQDTDLTKLPDDDVEVKQTVMTTTEKSISPIDRLLEHYSNWTRLKRGVAWILVWMKRLQDRVAAGKQLEQTSVNQELEQQESNSLVHSSKPKSDQSRGRETHDHTQLTIENLEDAERALVYYVQQKHWKEEVKLLTETEGKPPSPVKNSSSLKRLDPRLVDGCLRVGGRIGRADLDFESKHQLLLPRDSPVSRLILHHIHKSIGHLGKNSILAELRRHYWIIGAPSIIKSIVSKCVTCRRYQAPAEQQKMASLPQERFALNEPPFSKVGMDYFGPFEVKRGRSAKREMQEQMKAWNQQKINDSLLQKGISWHFNPPAGSHFGGVWERLIRSTRKILYSLLREQNVKLSDESLQTFCEVEAIMNGRPLTECPNSPHDLDVLTPNHLLLQRPGESLPPGLFDKRDKYPVKQWR from the exons ATGGACTTTCCAGAGAGGCTCAGCGATGACAAGAAAGAGTATTCTCAAGAAGACAAAAGATTCCTGGCATCGGTGAACAGTTCTATCTTTCACAAAGACGGTCACTACTGTATCGGCTTGCCTTTCAAAGCAGAAGATTTAAAGCTTCCTAATAACAAGTTCATGACAGAAAAGCGCCTTGGCAGCCTAAAGCACAAGCTACAGAGAAACAGTGAATTAAAAAATGACTACAAAGAGTTCATGTCAAAGATTTTGTGTGAAGGATATGCTGAACAAGTCCCAGAAGAAGACCTACAGCGGACAGATGGAAGGGTGTGGTATATTCCGCATCATGCAGTCTACCATCCTCGCAAGCCAAATAAGATTAGAGTGGTTTTTGACTGCGCAGCTAATTACCAGGGAGTATCTTTGAATGACACGTTACTTCAAGGACCAGATCTCACAAACAGTTTGATGGGTGTACTCCTCAGATTCCGTCAGGAAAAGATAGCTATAATGGGAGACATAGCCACAATGTTCTACCAAGTACAAGTTCCAAGAAGTGACCGTGACTGCCTCCGATTCTTTTGGTGGCCGAATGCTGATCTTGAAAATGATCCGGTTGCCTATCGCTTGAGGGTCCATCCCTTTGGAGCAGTGTCGTCGCCGAGTTGCGCAAGCTTTGCTCTGAAGCAAACTGCAAAGGATAACAGTGAGCTCTATGGGGAGGCCTCGTGTGAAGTGGTAAAGAAATGCTTCTATGTTGATGATTGTCTTGTCGCTGTCAGCCAAGAACAAGAAGCTGCTCATTTGATTAAGAGTACCACGGCCCTTTGCAGAGAAG CTCCCTTTGTGCTGAAGGCCAAAATTCTTCTGCAGAGTCTTTGCCGACGAGGCATAGGATGGGATGAAGAGATTAAGGGAGAAGATCTTACAATTTGGAACCAGTGGTTGAGTGAGGTGAAAGAGCTAGATCAGCTAAGAATCAGGAGATGCTATAAGCCACCAGGATTCGGTAAGGTTGTGAGCTGCCAGCTTCATATATTTGCAGATGCCAGTGAAGTAGGCTATGGCGTAGCCGCCTATCTCCGTCTTGGTAATGAGTCTGGGCAAATCAGCTGTTCACTTGTGACAGGCAAAGCAAGGGTTGCCCCTTTAAAGAACATGACTATCCCACGTATGGAGCTGACTGGAGCAACGATTGCAGTGAAGTTCGGCAAAGTCCTTACTCGAGAGCTTGACTTCAACGTAGATAGCACTTACTACTGGACAGACAGCATGACTGTATTACGGTACCTCGCGAACGAGAGTTGTCGTTTCAAGACTTTTGTTGCGAACCGTCTTGCAATCATCAGAGATGCCTCGAGCTTGCAGCAGTGGAAGTATGTGAACACCAAATCTAACCCCGCTGATTGTGCAACACGTGGTCAGTCAGTAAAGAAGTTTCTCCAGTGCCCCATGTGGTTTGAGGGTCCAGCATTCCTGTCTGAGCCTGAATCAGAATGGCCTAAGCAAGATACAGATCTGACCAAGTTACCAGATGATGACGTTGAGGTGAAGCAAACCGTAATGACGACCACAGAGAAATCAATCAGTCCAATTGACAGGCTTCTGGAGCACTATTCAAACTGGACCAGACTGAAACGAGGGGTTGCTTGGATTCTGGTGTGGATGAAACGCCTCCAAGATAGAGTGGCTGCAGGCAAGCAGTTAGAACAGACATCAGTGAATCAAGAGTTGGAGCAACAAGAATCCAATTCGCTGGTGCACTCTTCAAAGCCCAAATCAGACCAGAGCAGAGGTCGAGAAACTCATGACCATACTCAACTTACCATAGAGAACCTTGAGGATGCTGAGAGGGCTTTGGTGTACTATGTCCAGCAGAAACATTGGAAAGAGGAAGTTAAGTTGTTAACAGAGACGGAAGGAAAACCACCCTCGCCAGTGAAGAATTCTTCGTCGTTGAAAAGACTTGATCCTAGACTGGTGGATGGCTGTCTACGTGTTGGTGGTCGAATTGGAAGAGCAGATCTCGACTTTGAGTCCAAGCACCAGCTTCTGCTGCCGAGAGACTCGCCAGTATCCAGACTGATTCTTCATCACATACACAAATCAATTGGACACTTGGGCAAAAATTCTATCTTGGCAGAGCTCCGCCGACACTACTGGATAATTGGGGCACCTTCAATCATCAAGAGTATTGTCTCAAAGTGTGTCACTTGCAGGAGATACCAAGCCCCAGCTGAGCAGCAGAAAATGGCCAGTTTGCCACAGGAGCGATTTGCATTGAACGAGCCTCCATTTAGCAAGGTTGGAATGGACTATTTTGGGCCTTTTGAAGTGAAGCGCGGGAGAA GTGCAAAACGTGAGATGCAAGAGCAGATGAAAGCCTGGAATCAACAGAAGATTAATGACAGTCTACTTCAAAAGGGCATATCCTGGCATTTCAATCCTCCAGCAGGATCCCACTTTGGAGGAGTTTGGGAGCGTTTGATTAGAAGCACCAGGAAAATCCTCTACTCCCTGTTGCGAGAGCAGAATGTAAAACTAAGTGACGAGTCTCTGCAAACGTTCTGTGAGGTTGAAGCTATTATGAATGGACGACCACTAACCGAATGCCCCAACAGTCCACATGATCTAGATGTCCTGACTCCTAATCATCTGCTTCTGCAGCGACCGGGTGAGAGTCTGCCTCCCGGATTGTTTGACAAGCGGGACAAGTATCCTGTGAAACAGTGGCGATAA